The following proteins come from a genomic window of Pseudomonas cichorii:
- a CDS encoding PaaI family thioesterase: MQNLSRDEKLALWHEEERYMRARLGPVGTTSLAEVAALEPVDFLEGIGRGEFPSPPIGDLMDFIPLQWLPGLFIFQGTPDSRHYNPLGTVHGGYAATLLDSCMGCAIHTRLKKGQGYTTLDLRVSYVRALSDKVGPVRAEGKVIHLGRSTALAEGRLYDVDDRLYATASTTCMILDMNR, from the coding sequence ATGCAAAACCTATCGCGTGATGAAAAACTTGCCTTGTGGCATGAGGAAGAAAGGTACATGCGGGCGCGCCTTGGCCCGGTGGGCACCACAAGCCTTGCCGAAGTGGCCGCACTGGAACCTGTCGATTTTCTGGAGGGTATCGGCCGGGGCGAATTCCCCTCCCCTCCGATTGGCGATCTGATGGACTTCATCCCGTTGCAGTGGCTGCCCGGGCTGTTCATCTTTCAAGGGACTCCCGACAGCCGACACTACAACCCGCTCGGCACTGTACATGGCGGATATGCCGCGACCCTGCTGGACTCATGCATGGGCTGCGCAATCCATACCCGGCTCAAGAAGGGCCAGGGTTATACCACCCTCGATTTACGGGTCAGCTATGTTCGTGCCTTGAGCGACAAGGTCGGGCCAGTGCGTGCCGAAGGCAAGGTCATTCATCTGGGGCGTTCGACGGCGCTGGCCGAAGGACGTTTGTATGACGTGGATGATCGCCTGTACGCAACCGCCAGCACGACCTGCATGATTCTGGACATGAACCGGTAG
- a CDS encoding aromatic amino acid transport family protein has product MNDQANGVVERLDTEHASVAAWSRHDTTWMLGLFGTAIGAGTLFLPINAGIGGFWPLLALALLAFPMTFYAHRGLTRFVLSGRDGADITEVVEQHFGKSAGAMITLLYFFAIFPILLIYSVALTNTVTSFLEHQLHVPAPPRALLAFVMILGLLLVVRCGERLIVKAMSLMVYPFIVALLFLSVYLIPHWTGGILSTATTLPEPSAFLPALWLAIPVMVFSFNHTPIISAFAVDQKRLHGKNAEVRSSQILARAHGLMVVMVLFFVFSCVLTLSPAQLAEAKAQNISILSYLANHFSNPTIAFVAPLIAFVAIAKSFLGHYIGASEGLKGLIVKTGRRPAPRTLDRMTAGFMLVVCWLVATLNPSILGMIETLGGPIISALLFLMPMYAIRKVPAMRQYSGKLSNVFVVMAGIVAITALVYSLMQ; this is encoded by the coding sequence ATGAATGATCAGGCCAACGGCGTCGTAGAACGCCTGGATACAGAACACGCGAGCGTAGCTGCGTGGAGTCGTCACGATACAACCTGGATGCTGGGACTGTTTGGTACCGCTATCGGTGCTGGCACTCTGTTTCTGCCGATCAACGCAGGCATCGGTGGTTTCTGGCCGCTGCTGGCACTGGCATTGCTGGCTTTCCCCATGACGTTTTATGCGCACCGTGGCCTGACTCGTTTCGTCTTGTCCGGACGCGACGGGGCGGATATCACCGAGGTGGTCGAGCAGCATTTCGGCAAGAGCGCCGGGGCAATGATCACGCTGCTGTATTTCTTCGCGATCTTCCCGATCCTGCTGATCTACAGCGTGGCGTTGACCAATACGGTCACCAGTTTTCTCGAACACCAGTTGCATGTACCGGCTCCGCCGCGAGCGCTGCTTGCCTTCGTGATGATTCTGGGCCTGCTGCTGGTCGTGCGTTGTGGCGAGCGACTGATCGTCAAGGCCATGAGCCTGATGGTGTATCCGTTCATCGTGGCGCTGCTGTTCCTGTCGGTGTACCTGATTCCGCACTGGACCGGCGGCATCCTGAGCACGGCGACCACCTTGCCTGAGCCATCGGCGTTCCTGCCAGCTCTGTGGCTGGCGATTCCGGTAATGGTGTTCTCCTTCAACCACACCCCGATCATCTCGGCTTTTGCCGTGGATCAGAAGCGTCTGCACGGCAAGAATGCAGAAGTGCGCAGTTCGCAGATCCTGGCCCGCGCTCACGGTCTGATGGTGGTGATGGTGCTGTTCTTCGTGTTCAGTTGCGTGCTGACCCTGTCGCCGGCACAACTGGCTGAAGCCAAGGCGCAGAACATTTCGATCCTGTCCTACCTGGCCAACCATTTCAGCAACCCGACCATTGCTTTTGTTGCACCGCTGATTGCTTTCGTGGCCATCGCCAAATCCTTCCTGGGTCACTACATCGGTGCCAGTGAAGGCCTGAAAGGTCTGATCGTGAAAACCGGTCGTCGTCCGGCGCCTCGCACGCTGGACCGCATGACCGCCGGTTTCATGCTGGTGGTGTGCTGGCTGGTGGCGACACTCAACCCAAGCATCCTGGGTATGATCGAAACCCTGGGCGGTCCGATCATCTCGGCGTTGCTGTTCCTGATGCCCATGTATGCGATCCGCAAGGTTCCTGCCATGCGCCAGTACTCGGGCAAGCTGTCCAACGTGTTTGTGGTGATGGCCGGTATCGTAGCGATTACCGCGCTGGTCTACTCGTTGATGCAGTAA
- a CDS encoding DASS family sodium-coupled anion symporter has product MNLSVETPETPPGKVKIPMGLLIGVLVMVGVLFLPMPDDLPVAGHRMLAILAFAVVVWITEAVSYEASAIMITSLIAFLIGSAPTLQDPSVLYGSSTAITMALSGFSNSALALVTGALFLAAAMTHTGLDRRIALVTLSRIGTSTRRIMIGAIAVTILLSLVVPSATARSACVVPIMMGVIAAFGVDKRSNIAAAIMIIVAQGTSVWNIGIQTAAAQNLLTAGFMDKMLGERVSWIDWLIAGAPWALIMSGVLVLLVLKLLPPESDSIPGGKEAVAQSLADIGPMTGAQKRLLSVSVMLLLFWSTEGKLHSFDTTSTTYAGLVILLLPRWGVMTWKDVQSRIPWGTVIVFGVGISLGTALLTTQAGQWLGGQVVSRTGLDQLGSLGIFAILGAFLILIHLGFASATALTSALLPILIAVLQTLPGDFNRLGMTMLLGFVVSYGFILPINAPQNMVCLGTETFDARQFARVGIPMTLIGYALMLVFGMTYWKWLGWM; this is encoded by the coding sequence ATGAACCTGTCTGTAGAGACGCCTGAAACACCGCCGGGCAAGGTGAAAATTCCCATGGGCCTGTTGATCGGTGTTCTGGTCATGGTCGGCGTGCTGTTTTTGCCTATGCCCGATGACTTGCCGGTTGCGGGCCACCGGATGCTGGCGATTCTGGCTTTTGCCGTCGTGGTATGGATCACCGAGGCTGTTTCCTACGAAGCCAGTGCCATCATGATCACTTCACTGATTGCGTTTCTGATTGGCTCGGCGCCTACCTTGCAAGACCCTTCGGTGCTGTATGGGTCATCGACCGCCATTACGATGGCCCTGAGCGGGTTTTCCAATTCGGCACTGGCGCTGGTGACCGGTGCGCTCTTTCTTGCCGCCGCCATGACCCATACCGGGCTGGATCGGCGTATCGCGCTGGTGACCTTGTCGCGAATCGGTACCAGCACTCGCCGGATCATGATCGGCGCCATTGCCGTGACGATCCTGCTCAGTCTTGTGGTGCCCAGCGCAACGGCGCGCAGTGCCTGTGTTGTGCCCATCATGATGGGCGTGATTGCAGCATTTGGTGTCGACAAACGCTCGAATATCGCGGCAGCGATCATGATCATCGTTGCCCAGGGCACCAGTGTCTGGAACATCGGCATACAGACGGCGGCGGCACAGAATCTCCTGACCGCAGGTTTCATGGACAAGATGCTCGGTGAACGGGTTTCCTGGATCGACTGGCTGATCGCCGGTGCGCCCTGGGCATTGATCATGTCGGGCGTTCTGGTTCTGCTGGTCCTCAAGCTGCTGCCGCCTGAAAGCGACAGCATCCCCGGAGGTAAGGAAGCGGTTGCACAGTCGTTGGCCGACATAGGCCCGATGACCGGAGCCCAGAAGCGGCTGCTGAGCGTTTCCGTAATGTTGCTGCTGTTCTGGTCGACCGAGGGCAAGCTGCACAGTTTCGATACCACCTCCACCACCTATGCGGGTCTGGTGATTCTGCTGTTGCCGCGTTGGGGCGTCATGACCTGGAAGGATGTGCAGTCCCGCATTCCCTGGGGAACCGTGATCGTATTCGGCGTCGGTATCAGCCTGGGGACTGCCTTGCTGACGACCCAGGCCGGTCAATGGCTCGGTGGCCAGGTCGTGAGCAGAACCGGGCTCGACCAACTCGGCTCCCTGGGGATTTTCGCCATTCTGGGCGCTTTCCTGATTCTGATTCACCTGGGGTTTGCCAGCGCAACGGCCTTGACCTCGGCCTTGTTGCCGATCCTGATCGCGGTGCTGCAAACCCTGCCCGGAGACTTCAACCGGCTGGGCATGACCATGCTGTTGGGGTTTGTGGTCAGTTACGGTTTCATCCTGCCTATCAATGCGCCGCAGAACATGGTCTGCCTGGGGACGGAAACCTTCGATGCCCGGCAATTCGCCAGGGTAGGCATCCCGATGACCCTGATTGGCTATGCCCTGATGCTGGTGTTCGGCATGACCTACTGGAAGTGGCTGGGCTGGATGTAG
- a CDS encoding RNA polymerase factor sigma-70, whose translation MPERLTCDTPLLQAFVDNRTILVKVATRITGCTSRAEDVVQDAFFRLQSAPEISSSIKAQLSYLFQIVRNLAIDHYRKQALEQKYSGSEEEGLNVVVHGASPEISHINFVTLEHIADALAQLPSRTRYAFEMYRLHGVPQKEIAQELGVSPTLVNFMIRDALIHCRKVSRQDPPTPSP comes from the coding sequence ATGCCGGAACGACTAACCTGTGATACCCCCCTGCTCCAGGCCTTCGTCGACAACCGTACGATCCTGGTCAAAGTTGCCACCCGCATCACCGGCTGCACCTCCCGCGCAGAAGATGTCGTGCAGGATGCATTCTTCCGTCTGCAGTCAGCCCCTGAAATCTCTTCGTCGATCAAGGCCCAGCTCAGTTACCTGTTTCAGATCGTGCGCAACCTGGCCATTGATCACTATCGCAAGCAGGCGCTGGAGCAAAAGTACTCGGGTAGCGAAGAAGAGGGGTTGAATGTGGTTGTGCACGGTGCATCCCCCGAAATCTCACACATCAATTTTGTGACCCTGGAGCACATCGCAGACGCCTTGGCGCAGTTGCCCAGCCGCACCCGCTACGCATTCGAGATGTACCGTCTGCACGGCGTACCGCAAAAAGAGATCGCCCAGGAACTGGGTGTGTCGCCAACGCTGGTCAATTTCATGATTCGCGATGCATTGATCCATTGCCGCAAGGTTTCACGCCAGGACCCGCCAACCCCGTCCCCGTGA
- a CDS encoding TetR/AcrR family transcriptional regulator, whose translation MRYALDHKAQTHERIIKEASARFRRDGIGATGLQPLMKALGLTHGGFYAHFKSKDDLVEQALRCAAQEAEETISKFFALEDPMSGLIDLYLSAEHRDTPESGCPLPNICAELGQTGKPSLITDEIILHLTSAFAQALPGENTQERSISMISTLVGALILARSTQSSELSEQILSSTNARLKQEIKELR comes from the coding sequence ATGCGTTATGCCCTGGATCACAAAGCCCAAACCCATGAGCGCATCATCAAGGAAGCGTCTGCGCGGTTTCGCCGTGACGGTATTGGTGCCACAGGCCTGCAGCCCTTGATGAAAGCGCTGGGCCTGACTCATGGCGGCTTCTATGCCCATTTCAAATCCAAGGATGACCTCGTAGAGCAGGCGCTGCGCTGCGCCGCGCAAGAAGCGGAAGAAACAATCAGCAAGTTCTTCGCCCTGGAAGACCCGATGTCGGGCCTCATTGACCTGTACCTCTCGGCTGAACACCGCGACACCCCCGAATCAGGCTGCCCCCTGCCAAACATTTGTGCAGAACTTGGGCAGACAGGTAAACCCAGCCTGATCACCGATGAAATCATTCTTCACCTGACGTCGGCCTTTGCCCAGGCATTGCCAGGGGAAAACACCCAGGAAAGAAGCATCAGCATGATTTCAACACTGGTTGGCGCTCTGATCCTGGCACGCAGCACCCAGAGCAGCGAATTGTCGGAGCAGATTCTCAGCAGCACCAACGCCAGACTCAAACAGGAAATAAAAGAACTTCGTTGA
- a CDS encoding ComEA family DNA-binding protein — MRTDLFSTLLFALLTSFSVAVTAAPTGQMMTDNMAPHSVAKEQKSDRVNINQADAETLQKALTGIGKNKAMAIVAYRETNGAFASVEELIEVKGIGKAILDKNRDKLTVE; from the coding sequence ATGCGAACTGATCTTTTTTCCACGTTACTCTTTGCCTTGCTTACCAGTTTTTCGGTTGCCGTTACGGCTGCACCGACTGGCCAGATGATGACTGACAACATGGCCCCTCATTCTGTTGCCAAGGAGCAGAAGAGCGATAGGGTCAATATCAATCAGGCCGATGCAGAAACATTGCAGAAAGCACTTACGGGTATTGGCAAGAATAAAGCCATGGCAATAGTTGCCTATCGGGAAACCAACGGGGCATTCGCATCAGTTGAAGAACTGATCGAAGTAAAAGGTATTGGCAAGGCGATTCTGGACAAGAATCGTGACAAGTTGACGGTCGAGTGA
- a CDS encoding polysaccharide biosynthesis protein yields MNRLRTFLLALPRRKKRIVQVVADLMLVWFALWMAFVVRLGVEDLINPLEKHTWLFISAPIVAIPLFIRFGMYRAVMRYFGNDALIAIIKAVTLSALILGCVVYLYSNHQHVVPRSVMFNYWWLSMVMIGGLRLAMRQYFLGDWFVAGQHIPFSNRDDGLPKVAIYGAGAAGNQLVAALRMSRLMRPVAFIDDDKSISNRVISGLQVYRPKHIQRMIEVTGAQEILLAIPSVSRGRRREILGFLEGFPLHVRSVPGFMDLAAGRVKVDDLQEVDIADLLGRDSVPARENLLEHCIKGQTVLVTGAGGSIGSELCRQILELGPVKLLLLDHSEFNLYSILSELEQRVTRESLRVKLLPILGSVRNHPKLLDIMKTWKVDTVYHAAAYKHVPMVEHNIAEGIANNVIGTLNTAQAALQAGVSNFVLISTDKAVRPTNIMGSTKRLAELILQALSRETAPVILGDVANVHQVNKTRFIMVRFGNVLGSSGSVIPLFHKQIKSGGPLTVTHPKITRYFMTIPEAAQLVIQAGSMGQGGDVFVLDMGEPVRIVELAEKMIHLSGLSIRSEKNPQGDISIEFTGLRPGEKLYEELLIGENVVATEHPMIMSANEDHLQWDVLKGRLKALLEAVDKDDYNSVRQLLRETVSGYSPEGEIVDWIYQARRREPDFN; encoded by the coding sequence ATGAACAGATTGCGAACTTTCCTGCTGGCGCTGCCGCGGCGGAAAAAGCGAATAGTTCAGGTTGTTGCCGACCTCATGCTGGTCTGGTTCGCACTGTGGATGGCATTTGTCGTTCGCCTGGGTGTTGAAGACCTGATTAACCCTCTGGAGAAGCACACCTGGCTTTTCATCAGTGCCCCGATCGTTGCCATCCCGTTGTTTATCCGCTTCGGGATGTACCGCGCTGTCATGCGCTACTTCGGCAACGATGCGCTGATCGCCATCATCAAGGCCGTCACACTCTCCGCGCTCATTCTTGGTTGCGTGGTCTATCTGTACAGTAACCATCAACACGTGGTTCCCCGTTCGGTCATGTTCAACTACTGGTGGTTGAGCATGGTCATGATCGGAGGCCTGCGTCTGGCGATGCGCCAATACTTTCTTGGTGACTGGTTCGTGGCGGGGCAGCACATACCTTTCAGCAATCGCGACGATGGCCTGCCCAAGGTTGCGATATATGGCGCGGGCGCTGCCGGCAATCAACTGGTAGCCGCCTTGCGAATGAGCAGGCTCATGCGCCCCGTCGCTTTTATCGACGATGACAAATCGATCTCCAATCGAGTGATTTCCGGGCTGCAGGTCTACAGACCCAAACATATTCAGCGCATGATCGAGGTCACCGGCGCCCAGGAAATCCTGTTGGCGATTCCGTCCGTATCGCGCGGTCGCCGCCGGGAAATCCTCGGCTTTCTGGAAGGCTTTCCTCTGCATGTGCGAAGCGTTCCGGGCTTCATGGATCTGGCCGCGGGGCGGGTCAAGGTCGATGATCTGCAAGAGGTCGACATTGCGGATCTGCTGGGACGCGACTCCGTACCCGCCAGGGAAAACCTGCTCGAACACTGCATCAAGGGGCAGACGGTTCTGGTGACAGGTGCCGGTGGTTCGATAGGTTCAGAGCTGTGCCGGCAGATACTGGAGCTGGGGCCCGTCAAGCTGCTGTTGCTCGATCACAGTGAGTTCAATCTCTATTCAATCCTCAGCGAGCTTGAGCAGCGTGTGACGCGAGAGTCTTTGCGGGTCAAGTTGCTGCCTATCCTAGGCTCCGTGCGTAATCATCCTAAGCTGCTGGATATCATGAAAACCTGGAAGGTCGACACGGTCTATCACGCAGCCGCCTACAAGCATGTGCCCATGGTCGAGCACAATATTGCAGAAGGCATCGCCAATAACGTCATCGGCACGCTCAACACCGCACAGGCGGCGTTGCAGGCAGGGGTTTCCAACTTCGTCCTGATTTCCACCGACAAGGCTGTCAGGCCCACCAATATCATGGGGAGCACCAAGCGCCTGGCCGAGTTGATCCTGCAGGCCCTGAGCCGTGAAACCGCACCGGTGATCCTGGGCGATGTCGCCAATGTTCATCAGGTCAACAAGACCCGTTTCATCATGGTTCGCTTTGGTAATGTGCTGGGTTCTTCGGGGTCGGTGATCCCGTTGTTCCACAAGCAGATCAAGTCTGGCGGGCCGCTGACAGTGACCCACCCGAAGATCACCCGTTACTTCATGACCATTCCCGAGGCGGCTCAACTGGTCATTCAGGCGGGCTCCATGGGGCAGGGGGGGGATGTCTTTGTCCTGGATATGGGCGAGCCCGTGAGGATCGTCGAACTGGCCGAAAAAATGATTCACCTGTCAGGCCTGAGCATTCGTTCGGAGAAAAACCCTCAAGGCGATATTTCCATCGAGTTCACCGGGTTGCGTCCGGGTGAAAAGCTTTACGAGGAATTGCTCATCGGTGAAAACGTGGTTGCCACCGAGCACCCGATGATCATGAGCGCCAACGAAGATCATCTGCAATGGGATGTGCTCAAGGGGCGACTGAAGGCGTTGCTTGAAGCCGTGGATAAAGATGATTACAACAGTGTCCGCCAATTGCTGCGGGAAACAGTCAGTGGCTACAGCCCGGAAGGTGAGATTGTTGACTGGATCTATCAGGCGCGCCGTCGTGAGCCGGACTTCAACTAA
- a CDS encoding MraY family glycosyltransferase, translated as MVEWFSVVAVAVLSLGLTAVLRRYALSRSLMDVPNARSSHKIPTPRGGGVSIVVAFLLAIVLLGLGDRIPSSALIAILGAGGLVAVIGFMDDHGHIAARWRLLGHFSAAAWALAWLGGLAPLDFFGFTLDLGIIGHILAAFYLVWMLNLYNFMDGIDGIASIEAVTVCAGISLIYVLGDFGQLLWGPVLLAAAVMGFLYWNFPPARIFMGDAGSGFLGIALGVLSLQAAWASSHLFWAWLILLGVFIVDATVTLTCRLLRGDKVYEAHRSHAYQFASRRYGKHLPVTLAVGFINIFWLLPVALWVGVFDGDGLTGLLIAYVPLVLLALKFDAGQLESN; from the coding sequence ATGGTTGAGTGGTTCTCTGTAGTCGCTGTGGCGGTCTTATCTTTGGGGTTGACGGCAGTTCTTCGCAGGTACGCCCTGTCCAGAAGCCTGATGGATGTTCCAAATGCTCGTAGCTCACACAAGATTCCTACACCGCGAGGCGGTGGGGTTTCCATTGTTGTAGCCTTTTTGCTTGCCATTGTACTGCTGGGGCTCGGGGACCGGATTCCGTCTTCGGCCCTGATTGCCATTCTCGGCGCGGGCGGACTGGTTGCCGTGATCGGTTTCATGGACGATCACGGGCACATCGCAGCCCGCTGGCGGTTGCTGGGGCATTTCAGTGCGGCGGCATGGGCGCTGGCATGGCTGGGCGGGCTTGCACCGCTCGACTTCTTTGGCTTCACTCTGGATCTTGGGATCATCGGCCATATCCTTGCCGCTTTTTACCTCGTCTGGATGCTCAACCTCTACAACTTCATGGACGGTATCGACGGTATCGCCAGTATCGAGGCGGTGACCGTCTGCGCCGGGATCAGCCTCATTTACGTACTGGGCGATTTTGGTCAGTTGCTGTGGGGGCCTGTATTGCTGGCCGCCGCGGTCATGGGGTTTCTCTACTGGAACTTTCCACCGGCGCGGATATTCATGGGCGACGCGGGCAGCGGATTTCTGGGAATCGCGCTGGGCGTGCTCTCCTTGCAGGCAGCATGGGCTTCATCTCATCTTTTCTGGGCCTGGCTGATTCTGCTGGGAGTATTTATTGTCGATGCCACCGTGACGCTTACTTGTCGCCTGTTGCGTGGCGACAAGGTGTACGAAGCTCATCGCAGCCACGCCTACCAGTTCGCGTCGCGTCGCTATGGCAAGCACCTGCCCGTGACCCTTGCCGTTGGCTTCATCAATATCTTCTGGCTGCTGCCTGTGGCGCTATGGGTCGGTGTATTCGATGGCGACGGTTTGACCGGGTTGCTGATCGCTTATGTCCCGCTGGTACTCTTGGCTCTCAAGTTCGACGCAGGACAGCTTGAGTCCAATTGA
- a CDS encoding MBL fold metallo-hydrolase RNA specificity domain-containing protein — protein MSFPEIIHHGATRSVSGSCHQLCMDAAHSLLIDCGAIQHDGPGTEAGKFSFSAADIKAFIVTHVHADHVGRIPALLASGYQGPVLCSEPSAHLLPLVMEDQLKLEFHHDRKQIDRNLAAIEKRIIALPFDHWFTLVNTDALVCRVRLQRAGHILGSAYVECDLQYLLEGRTERVVFSGDLGAGDAPMLPAPKSPERADILVLESTYGDRLHEDRSTRQLRLEQVIDQALEDHGTVLIPAFSMGRTQELLYELEDILRRKALLGEPADGADGSALPVNWPQLPIILDSPLASRFTGVYQAFEDYWDDEAQARLKSGRQPLGFSQLITIDTHERHLQTVNYLTSTARPAIVIAGNGMCAGGRIVNYLKAMLGDRRHNVVFVGYQAKGTPGAAIQKHGPVGGYVELDRERFDIRAGVSTVAGYSAHADQEGLVRFVTSMAEWPGQIRLVHGEAGAKKTLANLLNRKYSLANKRLELVVP, from the coding sequence ATGTCTTTCCCTGAAATCATTCATCATGGCGCAACCCGGAGTGTGTCCGGTTCCTGTCACCAGTTATGTATGGATGCGGCTCATAGTCTGTTGATTGATTGTGGTGCTATTCAACATGACGGTCCGGGCACTGAAGCCGGTAAGTTCAGTTTCTCTGCTGCCGATATCAAGGCGTTCATTGTTACTCACGTACATGCCGACCATGTAGGGCGTATTCCAGCGTTGCTGGCTTCAGGCTATCAGGGGCCTGTATTATGCAGTGAGCCTTCTGCGCATTTATTGCCTCTGGTCATGGAGGATCAACTGAAACTCGAGTTTCACCATGACCGCAAACAGATAGACCGAAATCTTGCAGCGATTGAAAAGCGCATCATTGCCTTGCCCTTCGATCACTGGTTTACCTTGGTCAATACCGATGCTCTTGTCTGCCGGGTCCGCCTGCAACGTGCCGGCCATATCCTGGGTTCTGCCTATGTCGAGTGCGATCTTCAGTATCTGCTGGAGGGGCGTACGGAGCGTGTGGTGTTTTCGGGCGATCTGGGGGCAGGTGATGCGCCGATGCTTCCCGCTCCGAAATCCCCCGAGCGTGCAGACATTCTTGTGCTTGAGAGTACTTATGGCGATCGTCTTCATGAGGACCGCAGCACGCGGCAATTGCGTCTTGAGCAAGTCATCGATCAGGCGCTGGAAGATCATGGCACGGTTCTGATTCCCGCCTTCAGCATGGGGCGTACTCAGGAGCTGCTATACGAGCTGGAAGATATCCTGCGACGCAAGGCCTTGCTGGGCGAGCCTGCCGATGGGGCTGACGGGAGCGCCTTGCCGGTGAACTGGCCGCAATTGCCGATCATTCTCGATTCTCCCCTGGCAAGCCGCTTCACGGGCGTTTATCAGGCATTTGAAGACTATTGGGACGACGAGGCGCAAGCGCGTCTCAAGAGCGGCAGACAGCCTCTGGGGTTCTCTCAATTGATTACCATCGATACTCATGAACGGCATTTGCAGACGGTCAACTATCTGACCAGCACCGCTCGACCCGCTATCGTCATCGCAGGCAATGGTATGTGCGCAGGCGGGCGCATTGTCAATTACCTGAAGGCCATGCTGGGTGATCGGCGGCACAATGTGGTTTTCGTGGGTTATCAGGCCAAGGGCACGCCAGGCGCTGCGATCCAGAAGCATGGTCCGGTCGGCGGATATGTCGAGCTTGACCGTGAACGCTTTGATATTCGTGCCGGTGTCTCGACGGTCGCCGGTTATTCCGCCCATGCGGATCAGGAGGGGCTGGTCAGGTTTGTAACTTCGATGGCCGAGTGGCCGGGCCAGATCAGGCTGGTACATGGCGAGGCTGGGGCGAAGAAGACGTTGGCCAATCTTCTGAACAGGAAGTACTCGCTGGCCAATAAACGTCTTGAGCTGGTAGTACCTTGA
- a CDS encoding lipopolysaccharide assembly protein LapA domain-containing protein has translation MHIFKRIIVLVVALLVVLATAVFMLENRQPVTLVFFGWSAPELSQAVPVVLALLLGMLVGPVLAWLASLRKKRVRSARSV, from the coding sequence ATGCACATCTTCAAACGAATCATCGTGCTCGTCGTTGCGTTGCTTGTCGTTCTGGCAACGGCGGTGTTCATGCTTGAAAACCGGCAGCCTGTTACGCTGGTCTTTTTCGGCTGGTCGGCCCCCGAGCTTTCCCAGGCTGTTCCTGTGGTTCTTGCTCTTTTGCTGGGTATGCTGGTTGGCCCTGTCCTGGCATGGCTGGCAAGCTTGCGTAAAAAGCGCGTACGCTCAGCCCGTTCAGTCTAG
- the ihfB gene encoding integration host factor subunit beta: MTKSELIERIVTHQGLLSSKDVELAIKTMLEQMSQCLATGDRIEIRGFGSFSLHYRAPRVGRNPKTGQSVSLDGKFVPHFKPGKELRDRVNEDEEEGL, encoded by the coding sequence ATGACGAAGTCGGAGTTGATCGAACGAATTGTCACCCATCAAGGGCTGCTCTCATCCAAGGATGTCGAGTTGGCCATCAAGACCATGCTTGAACAAATGTCCCAGTGCCTGGCGACAGGCGACCGCATAGAAATACGCGGGTTCGGCAGCTTTTCCCTGCATTACCGCGCACCGCGGGTAGGGCGCAATCCAAAAACGGGCCAGTCTGTCAGCCTCGACGGAAAATTCGTTCCTCACTTCAAGCCAGGCAAGGAGTTACGGGATCGAGTCAACGAGGATGAAGAAGAGGGCCTCTGA